A genomic region of Lysinibacillus sp. 2017 contains the following coding sequences:
- a CDS encoding asparaginase, whose translation MKKKVALITTGGTIASTRNDKNKLESGKLDGNAILSMCQLENELDIELVDLYQIPSMHMTFENLNQLNTVIHQIFKDESVNGIVITHGTDSLEETAYFLELTVNDPRPIIVTGSQKSSGDIGTDVYSNLRNSLLVASSDEAKNIGTCVVFNEKIIHSKYVKKVHSSSINGFGAIGYGMLGYIDNDEVIIYQKPTHKEIYAIKENYPTVEIVMAYLGASSIIIDALYEADVDGIVLVGAGRGQVTPDMTNTIEKLCQKGIKVILTTSTEEGRVFPTYDYYSSANNLKDKGVIMGGDYDPKKARLKLLLMLANEDTNYDSFMH comes from the coding sequence TTGAAGAAAAAAGTAGCTTTAATTACAACAGGTGGAACGATTGCGAGTACGCGTAATGATAAAAATAAATTAGAATCAGGTAAGCTTGATGGCAATGCCATTTTATCCATGTGTCAGCTTGAAAATGAACTTGATATTGAATTAGTTGATTTATATCAAATTCCATCAATGCATATGACGTTTGAAAACTTAAATCAACTAAATACTGTGATTCATCAAATTTTTAAAGATGAGTCCGTAAATGGTATCGTTATTACGCATGGCACGGATAGTTTGGAGGAAACTGCTTATTTCCTTGAATTAACGGTGAATGACCCACGTCCAATCATTGTAACGGGTTCTCAAAAATCATCGGGAGATATTGGGACAGATGTTTATTCGAACTTACGTAACTCTTTATTAGTCGCTTCAAGTGATGAAGCAAAAAATATTGGAACCTGTGTCGTATTTAATGAAAAAATTATTCATTCAAAATATGTAAAAAAAGTACATTCTTCAAGTATTAACGGTTTTGGTGCTATTGGTTATGGGATGCTTGGCTATATCGATAATGATGAAGTTATCATTTATCAAAAACCAACGCATAAGGAAATCTATGCTATAAAAGAAAACTATCCTACAGTAGAAATCGTCATGGCTTATTTGGGTGCAAGTTCGATTATTATTGATGCATTGTATGAAGCGGATGTTGACGGGATTGTACTTGTTGGCGCAGGTCGCGGTCAAGTGACACCAGATATGACCAATACGATTGAAAAGCTATGTCAAAAGGGGATAAAGGTAATTTTAACGACGTCTACCGAAGAAGGACGCGTATTCCCAACATATGATTATTACAGTAGTGCGAACAATTTGAAGGATAAAGGCGTAAT